The following coding sequences lie in one Dunckerocampus dactyliophorus isolate RoL2022-P2 chromosome 4, RoL_Ddac_1.1, whole genome shotgun sequence genomic window:
- the smtnb gene encoding smoothelin isoform X6: MVLVFDHLVKAEGSEPLLIHSQREEVAPKPDLVLSHRQRSDSAASDCSVASMLSRSNMDSVATEKSLGSTYRARLDSGGSDRSQGSAQRSRQDSGASERSITSQSHIRQRLDSDVSDSAIRLSLGSGASDNIGLVSRKRNDSVASDQSVSMSSEERCPTEEGEVDTSISAYSTDSETESRSQGVTNFQTQPDQDLVVDQDLPDGSVLSRRTPESGPVNGTAEGKHNFLRQKVLEGDLTLTHRKDKDAAPEKKDVVLDQAKRANSVRDRMRKFNEPSQNINVPALKKSPLSSIGQTNFSRAAQLFTPTATSLNSSGDRPAWVRVDSTAHTSLASKSQATPHFRGVANKPLSSAGQSQESMGGTNNLAEKSGPVLRDSKDDRTPGRAAGQQCIQEETDPDMKTFLTIEIKDGHTRASPTSTQRGNVIPINNMTPRITANALGQRTELTLGLRATPFKISSSSSSLSTGSSIKMETEPVVASEPVFSSGPSVQVACQIPTIPNGSTVETKTECPGKMTADQLAAIEDEELLDKMLDESKDFEERKMIRAAMRDLRKKKREAMLGCTQEEIGRTDQREKERETRLQELRQQRDDRAHKNRAGVGAEEVMMRRKVEKSADGSTLSQVTKTDRFAQSDDGSRSSRSTVVEASYVQKTDRGTVQSKSYSYTSSSSSNTSKKVGSVFDREDESTSRSGGLAAVERRQAERHKELMRAQTLPKTSAMQARKAMIEKLEKEEGGPVNQVVSKVNRVQRSTSFGVPNANSIKQMLLDWCRAKTRSYEHVDIQNFSSSWSDGMAFCALVHNFFPEAFDYSSLSPCNRRQNFEVAFSNAETYANCMPLLEVEDMMIMGNKPDSKCVFTYVQSLVNHLRRHEMAMGRPSDL, encoded by the exons ATGGTGCTGGTTTTTGATCACCTCGTGAAGGCGGAGGGCTCTGAACCTCTGCTGATCCATTCGCAGAGAGAAGAAGTGGCACCAAAGCCTGACCTCGTCCTGTCCCATAGACAGAGATCTGATTCTGCAGCTTCAGACTGCAGCGTGGCCTCAATGCTTTCCAGGTCCAATATGGATTCTGTGGCCACAGAAAAGAGCCTCGGCTCGACCTACAGAGCCCGTTTGGACTCTGGAGGTTCTGACAGGAGCCAGGGCTCCGCTCAACGCAGCAGACAAGACTCAGGGGCATCAGAGCGCAGCATCACCTCCCAATCTCACATCAGGCAAAGACTGGACTCAGATGTCTCAGATTCTGCTATCAGACTTTCTTTAGGTTCTGGAGCTTCTGACAACATTGGCTTGGTGTCAAGAAAGAGAAATGACTCAGTGGCTTCAGACCAAAGTGTGAGTATGTCCTCTGAGGAGAGGTGTCCGACAGAGGAAGGCGAGGTAGACACAAGTATCTCAGCATACAGCACTGACTCAGAAACCGAGAGCAGAAGCCAGGGTGTAACCAACTTTCAGACTCAGCCCGACCAGGACCTTGTTGTCGACCAGGATCTTCCAGATGGGTCTGTCTTATCTCGGAGAACTCCTGAAAGTGGCCCAGTCAATGGTACTGCTGAGGGGAAACACAACTTTCTGAGACAGAAG GTACTTGAAGGTGATTTGACCCTCACTCATAGAAAGGACAAGGATGCTG CACCTGAAAAGAAAGATGTTGTGCTGGACCAGGCCAAGCGTGCTAACTCTGTACGCGATCGGATGCGCAAGTTCAACGAGCCCAGTCAGAACATAAACGTCCCGGCTTTGAAGAAGAGTCCTCTGAGCAGCATTGGCCAGACAAACTTCTCCAGAGCTGCGCAGCTGTTTACACCCACTGCAACATCCCTCAACTCCTCTGGCGACAGGCCCGCATGGGTGCGCGTGGACTCGACAGCTCACACCTCTCTTGCATCCAAGAGTCAGGCCACACCTCATTTCAGAGGTGTGGCTAACAAACCTCTGTCTTCAGCCGGCCAATCCCAGGAGTCCATGGGAGGTACGAACAATCTGGCTGAGAAGAGTGGGCCTGTCTTGAGGGATTCAAAGGACGACAGGACCCCAGGGAGAGCAGCTGGACAGCAGTGCATCCAAGAAGAGACAGACCCAGACATGAAGACTTTCCTCACCATTGAGATCAAAGATGGGCACACACGTGCCTCACCTACATCCACTCAAAGGGGCAACGTTATCCCCATCAACAACATGACCCCACGCATCACTGCTAATGCTCTGGGGCAGAGAACAG AGCTGACCCTTGGCCTCCGGGCGACACCATTCaagatctcctcctcctcctccagcttgtCCACTGGATCCTCCATCAAG ATGGAGACAGAGCCTGTCGTCGCCTCTGAGCCGGTGTTTTCTTCTGGTCCCTCTGTCCAGGTGGCATGTCAGATCCCCACCATCCCAAACGGTTCCACGGTCGAAACCAAGACTGAGTGTCCAGGAAAGATGACCGCTGACCAGCTGGCTGCCATCGAGGATGAAGAACTCCTTGATAAAATG CTTGATGAGTCCAAAGATTTTGAGGAGAGGAAAATGATCCGTGCAGCAATGAGAGACCTTCGCAAGAAAAAGAGAG AGGCCATGCTCGGCTGTACTCAAGAGGAAATAGGTAGGACAG ACCAGAGAGAAAAAGAGCGCGAGACTCGCCTGCAGGAGCTTCGTCAGCAGAGAGATGACCGTGCGCATAAAAATCGTGCTGGGGTCGGAGCAGAAGaggtgatgatgaggaggaaagTGGAGAAGTCAGCCGATGGTTCCACCCTCAGCCAAGTCACCAAAACAGACCGCTTTGCACAGtctg ATGATGGCAGCAGATCAAGTCGCAGCACAGTCGTAGAGGCTAGCTATGTGCAGAAAACAGACA GAGGAACAGTCCAGTCTAAATCATACAGCTACACATCTTCATCCTCTTCCAATACAAGCAAAAAAGTAGGCAG TGTGTTTGACCGTGAGGATGAATCAACATCTCGCAGTGGTGGGTTGGCCGCTGTGGAACGAAGGCAAGCAGAGAGGCACAAGGAGCTGATGAGAGCGCAGACTTTGCCCAAGACCTCAGCCATGCAGGCCCGCAAAGCCATGATAGAGAAGCTGGAGAAGGAGGAAGGCGG CCCGGTAAATCAGGTGGTCTCCAAAGTAAACAGAGTCCAGCGTTCCACTAGCTTTGGTGTACCCAATGCAAACTCCATCAAGCAGATGCTGCTCGACTGGTGCCGCGCCAAGACCCGCTCATATGAG CATGTGGATATACAAAACTTTTCATCCAGCTGGAGCGATGGCATGGCGTTCTGTGCGCTGGTGCACAATTTCTTTCCAGAGGCTTTCGACTACAGCTCCTTGAGTCCCTGCAACCGCAGGCAAAACTTTGAGGTGGCCTTCAGCAATGCAGA